One segment of Leptotrichia sp. OH3620_COT-345 DNA contains the following:
- the nrdF gene encoding class 1b ribonucleoside-diphosphate reductase subunit beta, producing MNKIYEAVNWNTPENDYVEMFWEQNLKQFWIDTEYIPSKDIDSWHSLEPEMKLAYLQVLGGLTLLDTLQSHTGMPKVIDHIDSLQCRSVLSYMCMMETIHAKSYSTIFTTVASTREINETFNWVQENEHLQYKAKKIDYYYQKMNNPEATKREIYMALCASVYLETYLFYSGFFLPLWLAGQGQMVASCDIIKKIIADESIHGVFVGLLSQEIYATFNEKEKESVRKELKDLMYDLYENEARYTDEVYGDIGLTADVKEYIRYNANKALMNLGFEEEFEVKDVNPIVLNGLNVETTQHDFFSKKSTNYEKALEVVHLHDNDFEFKNNEIDLEI from the coding sequence ATGAACAAAATATATGAAGCGGTGAACTGGAATACACCCGAAAATGATTACGTAGAAATGTTCTGGGAACAGAATTTGAAGCAATTCTGGATTGATACTGAATACATTCCGTCAAAGGATATAGACAGTTGGCATTCCCTTGAGCCTGAAATGAAGTTGGCTTATTTACAGGTTTTAGGAGGACTTACACTTCTTGATACTTTACAAAGTCATACAGGAATGCCTAAAGTGATAGATCATATAGACTCGCTCCAATGTCGTTCGGTATTATCGTATATGTGTATGATGGAAACAATACATGCAAAATCATATTCTACAATATTTACAACGGTAGCGTCTACAAGGGAAATCAATGAAACATTTAACTGGGTACAGGAAAATGAGCATTTGCAATATAAAGCTAAAAAAATTGATTATTACTATCAGAAAATGAATAATCCTGAAGCGACAAAAAGAGAAATATATATGGCTCTCTGTGCTTCAGTTTATTTGGAAACATATCTGTTTTATAGCGGATTTTTCTTGCCGTTATGGCTTGCAGGGCAAGGACAGATGGTTGCAAGCTGTGATATAATTAAGAAAATAATCGCTGATGAATCTATTCATGGAGTATTTGTAGGACTTCTTTCTCAGGAAATATATGCCACATTCAATGAAAAAGAGAAAGAAAGTGTAAGAAAAGAACTAAAAGATTTAATGTATGATTTATATGAAAATGAAGCGAGATATACTGATGAAGTATATGGAGATATAGGGCTTACAGCCGATGTCAAAGAGTATATCAGATATAATGCGAATAAGGCACTTATGAATTTAGGATTTGAAGAGGAATTTGAAGTAAAAGATGTAAATCCTATTGTATTGAATGGACTGAATGTGGAAACTACCCAACACGATTTTTTCTCCAAAAAATCTACAAATTATGAAAAAGCATTGGAAGTAGTTCATCTTCATGATAATGATTTTGAATTTAAAAATAATGAAATTGATTTAGAAATATAA
- a CDS encoding DUF3829 domain-containing protein, with product MKIKKLLLMILLLPGLIISCGKQDKEKEKLNKYNEYVKFYNDLRTGKMSKFYNTYIENFSDNDLNFKEPNEKEISLIVTLGTEIKYFSKRTEEIEKIIKKNPEIKEVEEYLTVFLNTLKNEKSVMNEIVNYYKNGEYKKDNFKKGKKLHLKYSENTKKSEEKYIIFKENMEIYMKNYKEESLQLLMNKGEKSQYYMIKFINDTDKFLEKLYESEEGEFPEEDLENLKKLNMSMKETYQKWIEIDKKSIENEKYNVDDYIKFRENSKEIKDMSDSIVKLIEEKSDEIYPQSHKFNEMYEKFINTYNETINKK from the coding sequence ATGAAAATAAAAAAATTATTATTAATGATTTTATTGTTGCCGGGACTAATAATATCATGTGGAAAACAGGATAAAGAAAAAGAAAAACTCAATAAATATAATGAATATGTAAAATTTTATAATGATTTAAGAACAGGAAAAATGAGTAAGTTTTATAATACATATATAGAAAATTTTTCAGATAACGATTTAAATTTCAAAGAACCTAATGAAAAAGAGATTTCTTTAATTGTTACTTTAGGTACAGAAATAAAATATTTCAGTAAAAGAACAGAAGAAATAGAAAAAATCATTAAAAAAAATCCTGAAATTAAAGAAGTGGAGGAATATTTGACAGTTTTTTTAAATACTTTGAAAAATGAGAAATCAGTAATGAATGAAATAGTAAATTATTATAAAAACGGTGAGTATAAAAAAGATAATTTTAAAAAAGGGAAGAAACTTCATTTGAAATATAGCGAAAACACTAAAAAAAGTGAGGAAAAATATATTATTTTTAAAGAAAATATGGAAATATACATGAAAAATTATAAGGAAGAAAGCTTACAGCTGTTGATGAATAAAGGTGAAAAATCTCAATATTATATGATTAAATTTATAAATGATACAGATAAATTTTTAGAGAAATTATATGAATCCGAGGAAGGAGAATTTCCTGAAGAAGATTTGGAAAATTTGAAAAAACTTAATATGAGTATGAAAGAAACTTATCAAAAATGGATAGAAATTGATAAAAAAAGTATAGAAAATGAAAAATATAATGTAGATGATTATATTAAATTTAGAGAAAATTCAAAGGAAATTAAGGATATGTCTGATAGTATAGTAAAACTGATAGAAGAAAAGTCGGATGAAATATACCCTCAAAGTCATAAGTTTAATGAAATGTATGAGAAATTTATTAATACTTATAATGAAACAATAAATAAGAAATAA